From the Theobroma cacao cultivar B97-61/B2 chromosome 2, Criollo_cocoa_genome_V2, whole genome shotgun sequence genome, one window contains:
- the LOC18607098 gene encoding uncharacterized protein LOC18607098 isoform X6: MDSQFHAGEPPSKRQLQIQGPRPPPLKVSKDSHKIKKPPHPPSHAAGPAAAAADQRRPEPVIIYAVSPKVIHAEESDFMSIVQRYTGLSSGTFSGDGDVYRAARLAATEKASSSSREKIGDVGVAGEGAMEEGLIRALPGILSPPPETLPEVAVGFFSPVRTPGGTFLSPAARLAGTTKGNPSWREKIGDVGVAGEGGMKEGLIRAPPGILSPASETLPAVAAGTFFSPAVAGGTFLSRASEARMMSADIIYGQSNSCSVKDESKPAGLANIMCKSLSGYNLEEQKLTVSDASKKSSAGELLPTEVEFKKPKSSHYLGESLPSKDSDYDFKEEQELKVNETFNKSCSVKDETKPAGLAIAMFKSLSDYNLEKQKLTVSDASKKSAAGELQPTEVEFKKPKSSHYLGESLPSKDSDYDFKEEQELKVNETFNKSCSVKDETKPAGLAIAMFKSLSDYNLEKQKLTVSDASKKSAAGELQPTEVEFKKPKSSHYLGESLPSKDSDYDFKEEQELKVNETFNKSCSVKDETKPAGLAIAMFKSLSDYNLEKQKLTVSDASKKSAAGESQPTEVEFKKPKSSHSLGESLPSKDSDYNFKEQELKINEGSGKRNARRSWTVLVHSDMVLGELPSDGCNWRKYGQKDILNARFPREYYRCAHRHTQGCFATKEVQREDEDPMFITATYKGMHTCTLAPDLMPPGPPEILAPLDTVLGADGNDKKDSQSNLQSSVHSPDNQTCISSTKLTSELPNLGLNLNVFPEKSFKSYPTWKNFYENEVRKNWKVLNRKKDVLLLLSSYPMIMIDKSDTDKWIIDVLATMRHVKSTEKILFGVGVAKHWPGMTTLQELSGRLQKLLDVPLMNDIEGVLPVDLVENLYRTTEADLRPLLEVEQNIISGKTSKSRGSASNSEGAAMEAEKELQPMPAKCKTLVEDTELPAKGTLNVPEEIFDLAIYLAVRQILKCINRGYIWCITISGRDKKRVLGAVKQHQDIVSEFGYIIVFTVSEDQSGANVHGVFQLQKGFWLGGCFDSVDLTHEYFDNLCSPGILLLTEDDYDKNMNLDQSTLPLLINLNKLVDHKHSDSRFIIFTSKMATDMEIRMEDHLLSWKLFCRIVGEGLLSPSIQQIAASLVKEYRGNLLAIILTARSLEKVTDDVNLWELAVKRLTMLPPSQIEDIDNVLINALTFIWERMNNKTRHCIKFFTWYPKGQKINRVSLIQHWIQDRLVDTHDEGRARLIKPPEEEEWDAKVINLMDNKLSDLPESPRSPSLIALYLQRNLDLMTIPSCFFKHMPLLQILDLSHTSIKSLPESLSSLVNLRELLLKGCELFIRLPSHVGELKNLEKLDLDETQIIDLPAEIGQLSKLKILRVSFYGYMNCSKTRLRQDTIIPPGTISGLSELTELSIDVDPDDERWNATVKDIIEEACNLKTLRQLNLYLPNIEILWKRRTGSASLLHYPLPRFRFTVGYHKRQVISRVPEEVEAHFNKSNKCLKFVKGNDIPAEMKKVLNHSTAFFLEGHATARSLSDFGIENTRLLKCCLLTECNGVKTIIDLSQGGGHSQVYTRGKGKSESLKFPEEQTDALGNLQDLNIYYMKNLESIWKGPVHKHCLASLKFLALHKCPRLSTIFSLDLVANLDNLEELIVEHCPQLTSLVSPTGHVSSNSTPQPNCFFPSLKRISLLYVPNLVSISSGLWIAPELEKVGFYNCPKLKSLSAMEMSSDHLTRIKGESHWWEALEWKNSEWGNPLDYLQSIFSPLIKERDVKAQLAEEGIMHHAST, encoded by the exons ATGGACTCTCAATTTCACGCCGGGGAGCCACCGTCAAAGCGTCAGCTACAAATCCAAGGTCCACGCCCACCCCCTCTAAAGGTCAGCAAAGACTcccataaaatcaaaaaaccACCTCACCCACCATCCCACGCCGCTGGTCccgcagcagcagcagcagacCAACGCCGTCCCGAGCCAGTAATCATCTACGCCGTCTCACCAAAAGTCATCCACGCTGAAGAATCCGATTTCATGTCTATCGTGCAACGCTACACCGGACTTTCATCCGGTACCTTCTCCGGAGACGGCGACGTCTACCGGGCGGCGAGGTTGGCAGCGACGGAAAAGGCGAGTTCTAGCTCGAGAGAGAAAATAGGGGACGTGGGGGTCGCGGGTGAAGGTGCGATGGAAGAGGGTTTGATTCGAGCACTGCCAGGGATACTTTCTCCGCCGCCGGAGACGTTGCCAGAGGTGGCGGTGGGATTCTTTTCCCCCGTTCGTACGCCAGGGGGGACGTTCTTATCGCCGGCGGCGAGGTTGGCAGGGACGACAAAGGGGAATCCTAGctggagagagaaaatagggGACGTGGGGGTCGCGGGTGAAGGTGGGATGAAAGAGGGTTTGATTCGAGCACCGCCAGGGATACTTTCTCCTGCGTCGGAGACGTTGCCAGCGGTGGCGGCGGGAACATTCTTTTCGCCCGCCGTAGCAGGGGGGACGTTCTTATCGCGGGCGTCGGAGGCGAGAATGATGTCGGCAGACATCATATATGGTCAATCAAATAGTTGCAGTGTGAAAGATGAGTCAAAGCCTGCGGGACTTGCAAACATAATGTGTAAGTCCTTGTCTGGCTATAACTTGGAGGAGCAAAAGCTCACAGTCAGTGATGCTTCCAAGAAAAG TTCTGCAGGTGAGTTACTACCCACAGAAGTTGAGTTTAAAAAGCCCAAATCCTCGCATTATCTTGGCGAAAGCCTCCCAAGTAAGGACTCTGACTATGATTTCAAAGAGGAGCAAGAGCTCAAAGTCAATGAAACCTTCAACAAAAG TTGCAGTGTGAAAGATGAGACAAAGCCTGCAGGACTTGCAATCGCAATGTTTAAGTCCTTGTCTGACTATAACTTGGAGAAGCAAAAGCTCACAGTCAGCGATGCTTCCAAGAAAAG TGCTGCAGGTGAGTTACAACCCACAGAAGTTGAGTTTAAAAAGCCCAAATCCTCGCATTATCTTGGCGAAAGCCTCCCAAGTAAGGACTCTGACTATGATTTCAAGGAGGAGCAAGAGCTCAAAGTCAATGAAACCTTCAACAAAAG TTGCAGTGTGAAAGATGAGACAAAGCCTGCAGGACTTGCAATCGCAATGTTTAAGTCCTTGTCTGACTATAACTTGGAGAAGCAAAAGCTCACAGTCAGCGATGCTTCCAAGAAAAG TGCTGCAGGTGAGTTACAACCCACAGAAGTTGAGTTTAAAAAGCCCAAATCCTCGCATTATCTTGGCGAAAGCCTCCCAAGTAAGGACTCTGACTATGATTTCAAGGAGGAGCAAGAGCTCAAAGTCAATGAAACCTTCAACAAAAG TTGCAGTGTGAAAGATGAGACAAAGCCTGCAGGACTTGCAATCGCAATGTTTAAGTCCTTGTCTGACTATAACTTGGAGAAGCAAAAGCTCACAGTCAGCGATGCTTCCAAGAAAAG TGCTGCAGGTGAGTCACAACCCACAGAAGTTGAGTTTAAAAAGCCCAAATCCTCGCATTCTCTTGGCGAAAGCCTCCCAAGTAAGGACTCTGACTATAATTTCAAGGAGCAGGAGCTCAAAATCAATGAGGGCTCCGGCAAAAG GAACGCTAGGCGGAGCTGGACAGTATTGGTTCACTCTGATATGGTCCTAGGGGAACTTCCTTCTGATGGTTGCAATTGGAGGAAATATGGACAGAAGGATATTCTTAATGCAAGATTTCCAAG AGAATACTACAGGTGCGCACATCGACACACTCAAGGCTGTTTTGCTACAAAGGAAGTCCAAAGAGAGGATGAAGATCCAATGTTCATCACTGCTACTTACAAAGGAATGCACACTTGCACACTAGCCCCAGATTTGATGCCTCCAGGACCACCTGAGATACTAGCT CCTTTGGATACTGTACTTGGCGCCGatggaaatgacaaaaagGATTCACAATCTAATCTTCAGTCAAGTGTACACAGTCCTGACAATCAAACTTGCATTTCGTCAACCAAGCTAACAAGTGAGCTTCCAAATTTAGGGCTCAACCTGAATGTGTTTCCTGAGAAATCATTTAAGTCATATCCAACGTGGAAAaacttttatgaaaatgaagtGAGGAAGAATTGGAAAGTGCTGAACAGGAAGAAGGATGTGCTACTCTTACTTTCATCTTATCCTATGATTATGATTGACAAATCTGACACAGATAAATGGATTATTGATGTATTGGCAACCATGAGACATGTGAAATCAAcagaaaagattttatttggtgTAGGGGTAGCGAAACATTGGCCAGGAATGACTACGCTGCAGGAACTTTCTGGACGCTTGCAGAAGTTGCTGGATGTTCCcttgatgaatgatattgagGGAGTTTTACCGGTAGACTTGGTTGAGAACCTATATAGGACTACAGAAGCTGATTTAAGACCCCTGTTGGAAGTGGAACAGAATATAATTAGCGGAAAGACATCAAAATCTAGAGGTTCAGCAAGTAACAGTGAAGGGGCAGCAATGGAAGCAGAAAAAGAATTGCAGCCAATGCCTGCAAAATGTAAAACTCTGGTAGAAGATACTGAGTTGCCAGCAAAAGGAACACTGAATGTACCAGAAGAAATATTTGACTTGGCAATTTATTTAGCTGTTCGTCAGATCTTAAAATGTATAAACAGGGGATATATCTGGTGTATTACTATCAGTGGAAGAGATAAGAAAAGGGTGCTAGGAGCAGTAAAGCAACACCAAGATATAGTTTCCGAGTTTGGATATATCATTGTATTCACTGTGTCAGAAGATCAAAGTGGGGCAAATGTTCACGGTGTCTTTCAACTGCAGAAGGGTTTTTGGCTAGGTGGATGCTTTGATTCTGTTGACCTTACACATGAATATTTTGACAACTTGTGCTCCCCAGGAATCTTATTGCTTACAGAGGATGATTACGATAAGAACATGAACTTGGATCAGTCTACACTCCCACTTTTGATAAACCTTAACAAGTTGGTTGACCATAAACATAGCGATTCAAGGTTCATAATCTTTACTTCTAAAATGGCAACAGACATGGAGATAAGAATGGAGGATCATTTGTTGTCATGGAAATTGTTTTGTAGGATTGTGGGTGAAGGTTTGCTTTCTCCTAGTATCCAACAGATAGCAGCAAGTTTGGTGAAAGAATACCGTGGCAATCTACTCGCCATCATTCTAACGGCCAGGTCCTTGGAGAAAGTTACTGATGATGTCAACTTGTGGGAACTTGCTGTTAAAAGATTGACCATGCTACCTCCATCTCAAATAGAAGATATAGACAATGTCCTGATTAATGCATTAACATTCATTTGGGAACGTATGAACAATAAAACAAGACATTGCATTAAGTTTTTCACGTGGTATCCCAAGGGACAGAAAATTAACAGAGTCTCACTAATACAACATTGGATCCAAGATCGTCTGGTTGATACCCATGATGAAG GCAGGGCAAGATTGATTAAACCACCAGAAGAAGAGGAATGGGATGCCAAAGTGATCAATTTGATGGATAATAAATTATCTGACCTGCCAGAATCTCCAAGGTCACCCTCACTAATTGCATTGTACCTTCAGCGTAACTTGGATCTCATGACTATCCCATCTTGTTTCTTCAAGCACATGCCTTTGCTTCAAATCCTAGACTTATCACACACCAGCATCAAATCTTTGCCAGAGTCACTTTCTAGTTTGGTTAACCTTCGAGAACTCCTTTTGAAAGGCTGTGAACTCTTCATACGACTCCCTAGCCATGTTGGAGAACTGAAGAATCTTGAGAAGCTTGACCTTGATGAAACTCAGATTATTGATCTCCCAGCAGAGATTGGACAACtttccaaattaaaaattttgagggTCTCATTCTATGGATATATGAACTGTAGCAAAACAAGGTTGCGGCAAGATACAATAATTCCCCCTGGAACAATATCAGGTCTCTCTGAATTAACTGAATTAAGCATTGATGTTGATCCGGATGATGAACGCTGGAATGCAACGGTGAAAGATATTATTGAGGAAGCTTGCAACTTGAAAACTTTAAGACAGCTTAATTTGTACCTGCCAAACATCGAAATATTGTGGAAACGCAGAACCGGTAGCGCATCATTGCTCCATTACCCTTTGCCACGTTTTAGATTTACTGTCGGTTATCACAAGCGGCAGGTCATATCTCGAGTACCGGAAGAAGTAGAAGCTCACTTCAATAAAAGCAACAAATGCTTGAAGTTTGTCAAAGGCAATGATATCCCAGCTGAAATGAAAAAGGTTCTGAACCACAGCACAGCTTTTTTCCTGGAAGGTCATGCTACCGCTAGGAGTTTGTCTGATTTCGGAATTGAGAATACCAGGCTGCTAAAATGTTGCTTATTGACAGAATGTAATGGAGTCAAAACCATCATTGATTTGTCACAAGGTGGTGGACACTCACAAGTTTACACAAGAGGAAAAGGGAAGAGCGAGTCACTGA AGTTTCCTGAAGAACAAACTGATGCACTTGGAAATCTACAAGACTTGAATATATATTACATGAAGAATTTAGAGAGCATTTGGAAGGGGCCTGTTCATAAGCACTGCCTAGCTAGCCTGAAGTTCCTTGCACTTCATAAATGCCCCAGATTGAGTACCATTTTCTCACTAGATTTGGTTGCTAATCTTGACAATTTAGAAGAGCTCATTGTTGAACACTGCCCTCAACTGACCAGTCTTGTGAGCCCGACGGGTCATGTGTCCAGTAACTCAACACCACAACCAAATTGCTTTTTTCCTAGCTTGAAAAGAATATCACTGCTTTACGTGCCAAATCTTGTTAGCATTTCTAGTGGTTTGTGGATTGCTCCAGAACTGGAAAAAGTAGGCTTTTACAATTGCCCAAAGCTTAAGAGTCTTTCCGCGATGGAAATGTCAAGTGACCATTTGACGAGGATCAAAGGAGAAAGTCACTGGTGGGAAGCATTGGAGTGGAAAAACTCAGAGTGGGGGAACCCGCTGGATTATCTGCAGAGTATCTTTTCCCCACTTATTAAGGAGAGAGATGTGAAGGCGCAATTGGCAGAAGAAGGAATTATGCACCATGCTTCAACTTAA
- the LOC18607098 gene encoding uncharacterized protein LOC18607098 isoform X2, whose amino-acid sequence MDSQFHAGEPPSKRQLQIQGPRPPPLKVSKDSHKIKKPPHPPSHAAGPAAAAADQRRPEPVIIYAVSPKVIHAEESDFMSIVQRYTGLSSGTFSGDGDVYRAARLAATEKASSSSREKIGDVGVAGEGAMEEGLIRALPGILSPPPETLPEVAVGFFSPVRTPGGTFLSPAARLAGTTKGNPSWREKIGDVGVAGEGGMKEGLIRAPPGILSPASETLPAVAAGTFFSPAVAGGTFLSRASEARMMSADIIYGQSNSCSVKDESKPAGLANIMCKSLSGYNLEEQKLTVSDASKKSSAGELLPTEVEFKKPKSSHYLGESLPSKDSDYDFKEEQELKVNETFNKSVKDETKPAGLAIAMFKSLSDYNLEKQKLTVSDASKKSAAGELQPTEVEFKKPKSSHYLGESLPSKDSDYDFKEEQELKVNETFNKSCSVKDETKPAGLAIAMFKSLSDYNLEKQKLTVSDASKKSAAGELQPTEVEFKKPKSSHYLGESLPSKDSDYDFKEEQELKVNETFNKSCSVKDETKPAGLAIAMFKSLSDYNLEKQKLTVSDASKKSAAGESQPTEVEFKKPKSSHSLGESLPSKDSDYNFKEQELKINEGSGKRNARRSWTVLVHSDMVLGELPSDGCNWRKYGQKDILNARFPREYYRCAHRHTQGCFATKEVQREDEDPMFITATYKGMHTCTLAPDLMPPGPPEILAPLDTVLGADGNDKKDSQSNLQSSVHSPDNQTCISSTKLTSELPNLGLNLNVFPEKSFKSYPTWKNFYENEVRKNWKVLNRKKDVLLLLSSYPMIMIDKSDTDKWIIDVLATMRHVKSTEKILFGVGVAKHWPGMTTLQELSGRLQKLLDVPLMNDIEGVLPVDLVENLYRTTEADLRPLLEVEQNIISGKTSKSRGSASNSEGAAMEAEKELQPMPAKCKTLVEDTELPAKGTLNVPEEIFDLAIYLAVRQILKCINRGYIWCITISGRDKKRVLGAVKQHQDIVSEFGYIIVFTVSEDQSGANVHGVFQLQKGFWLGGCFDSVDLTHEYFDNLCSPGILLLTEDDYDKNMNLDQSTLPLLINLNKLVDHKHSDSRFIIFTSKMATDMEIRMEDHLLSWKLFCRIVGEGLLSPSIQQIAASLVKEYRGNLLAIILTARSLEKVTDDVNLWELAVKRLTMLPPSQIEDIDNVLINALTFIWERMNNKTRHCIKFFTWYPKGQKINRVSLIQHWIQDRLVDTHDEGTNIIQNLVDTSLLNIVELNGVQLRREIYDVLVNPLILQMHPFYLLLGRARLIKPPEEEEWDAKVINLMDNKLSDLPESPRSPSLIALYLQRNLDLMTIPSCFFKHMPLLQILDLSHTSIKSLPESLSSLVNLRELLLKGCELFIRLPSHVGELKNLEKLDLDETQIIDLPAEIGQLSKLKILRVSFYGYMNCSKTRLRQDTIIPPGTISGLSELTELSIDVDPDDERWNATVKDIIEEACNLKTLRQLNLYLPNIEILWKRRTGSASLLHYPLPRFRFTVGYHKRQVISRVPEEVEAHFNKSNKCLKFVKGNDIPAEMKKVLNHSTAFFLEGHATARSLSDFGIENTRLLKCCLLTECNGVKTIIDLSQGGGHSQVYTRGKGKSESLKFPEEQTDALGNLQDLNIYYMKNLESIWKGPVHKHCLASLKFLALHKCPRLSTIFSLDLVANLDNLEELIVEHCPQLTSLVSPTGHVSSNSTPQPNCFFPSLKRISLLYVPNLVSISSGLWIAPELEKVGFYNCPKLKSLSAMEMSSDHLTRIKGESHWWEALEWKNSEWGNPLDYLQSIFSPLIKERDVKAQLAEEGIMHHAST is encoded by the exons ATGGACTCTCAATTTCACGCCGGGGAGCCACCGTCAAAGCGTCAGCTACAAATCCAAGGTCCACGCCCACCCCCTCTAAAGGTCAGCAAAGACTcccataaaatcaaaaaaccACCTCACCCACCATCCCACGCCGCTGGTCccgcagcagcagcagcagacCAACGCCGTCCCGAGCCAGTAATCATCTACGCCGTCTCACCAAAAGTCATCCACGCTGAAGAATCCGATTTCATGTCTATCGTGCAACGCTACACCGGACTTTCATCCGGTACCTTCTCCGGAGACGGCGACGTCTACCGGGCGGCGAGGTTGGCAGCGACGGAAAAGGCGAGTTCTAGCTCGAGAGAGAAAATAGGGGACGTGGGGGTCGCGGGTGAAGGTGCGATGGAAGAGGGTTTGATTCGAGCACTGCCAGGGATACTTTCTCCGCCGCCGGAGACGTTGCCAGAGGTGGCGGTGGGATTCTTTTCCCCCGTTCGTACGCCAGGGGGGACGTTCTTATCGCCGGCGGCGAGGTTGGCAGGGACGACAAAGGGGAATCCTAGctggagagagaaaatagggGACGTGGGGGTCGCGGGTGAAGGTGGGATGAAAGAGGGTTTGATTCGAGCACCGCCAGGGATACTTTCTCCTGCGTCGGAGACGTTGCCAGCGGTGGCGGCGGGAACATTCTTTTCGCCCGCCGTAGCAGGGGGGACGTTCTTATCGCGGGCGTCGGAGGCGAGAATGATGTCGGCAGACATCATATATGGTCAATCAAATAGTTGCAGTGTGAAAGATGAGTCAAAGCCTGCGGGACTTGCAAACATAATGTGTAAGTCCTTGTCTGGCTATAACTTGGAGGAGCAAAAGCTCACAGTCAGTGATGCTTCCAAGAAAAG TTCTGCAGGTGAGTTACTACCCACAGAAGTTGAGTTTAAAAAGCCCAAATCCTCGCATTATCTTGGCGAAAGCCTCCCAAGTAAGGACTCTGACTATGATTTCAAAGAGGAGCAAGAGCTCAAAGTCAATGAAACCTTCAACAAAAG TGTGAAAGATGAGACAAAGCCTGCAGGACTTGCAATCGCAATGTTTAAGTCCTTGTCTGACTATAACTTGGAGAAGCAAAAGCTCACAGTCAGCGATGCTTCCAAGAAAAG TGCTGCAGGTGAGTTACAACCCACAGAAGTTGAGTTTAAAAAGCCCAAATCCTCGCATTATCTTGGCGAAAGCCTCCCAAGTAAGGACTCTGACTATGATTTCAAGGAGGAGCAAGAGCTCAAAGTCAATGAAACCTTCAACAAAAG TTGCAGTGTGAAAGATGAGACAAAGCCTGCAGGACTTGCAATCGCAATGTTTAAGTCCTTGTCTGACTATAACTTGGAGAAGCAAAAGCTCACAGTCAGCGATGCTTCCAAGAAAAG TGCTGCAGGTGAGTTACAACCCACAGAAGTTGAGTTTAAAAAGCCCAAATCCTCGCATTATCTTGGCGAAAGCCTCCCAAGTAAGGACTCTGACTATGATTTCAAGGAGGAGCAAGAGCTCAAAGTCAATGAAACCTTCAACAAAAG TTGCAGTGTGAAAGATGAGACAAAGCCTGCAGGACTTGCAATCGCAATGTTTAAGTCCTTGTCTGACTATAACTTGGAGAAGCAAAAGCTCACAGTCAGCGATGCTTCCAAGAAAAG TGCTGCAGGTGAGTCACAACCCACAGAAGTTGAGTTTAAAAAGCCCAAATCCTCGCATTCTCTTGGCGAAAGCCTCCCAAGTAAGGACTCTGACTATAATTTCAAGGAGCAGGAGCTCAAAATCAATGAGGGCTCCGGCAAAAG GAACGCTAGGCGGAGCTGGACAGTATTGGTTCACTCTGATATGGTCCTAGGGGAACTTCCTTCTGATGGTTGCAATTGGAGGAAATATGGACAGAAGGATATTCTTAATGCAAGATTTCCAAG AGAATACTACAGGTGCGCACATCGACACACTCAAGGCTGTTTTGCTACAAAGGAAGTCCAAAGAGAGGATGAAGATCCAATGTTCATCACTGCTACTTACAAAGGAATGCACACTTGCACACTAGCCCCAGATTTGATGCCTCCAGGACCACCTGAGATACTAGCT CCTTTGGATACTGTACTTGGCGCCGatggaaatgacaaaaagGATTCACAATCTAATCTTCAGTCAAGTGTACACAGTCCTGACAATCAAACTTGCATTTCGTCAACCAAGCTAACAAGTGAGCTTCCAAATTTAGGGCTCAACCTGAATGTGTTTCCTGAGAAATCATTTAAGTCATATCCAACGTGGAAAaacttttatgaaaatgaagtGAGGAAGAATTGGAAAGTGCTGAACAGGAAGAAGGATGTGCTACTCTTACTTTCATCTTATCCTATGATTATGATTGACAAATCTGACACAGATAAATGGATTATTGATGTATTGGCAACCATGAGACATGTGAAATCAAcagaaaagattttatttggtgTAGGGGTAGCGAAACATTGGCCAGGAATGACTACGCTGCAGGAACTTTCTGGACGCTTGCAGAAGTTGCTGGATGTTCCcttgatgaatgatattgagGGAGTTTTACCGGTAGACTTGGTTGAGAACCTATATAGGACTACAGAAGCTGATTTAAGACCCCTGTTGGAAGTGGAACAGAATATAATTAGCGGAAAGACATCAAAATCTAGAGGTTCAGCAAGTAACAGTGAAGGGGCAGCAATGGAAGCAGAAAAAGAATTGCAGCCAATGCCTGCAAAATGTAAAACTCTGGTAGAAGATACTGAGTTGCCAGCAAAAGGAACACTGAATGTACCAGAAGAAATATTTGACTTGGCAATTTATTTAGCTGTTCGTCAGATCTTAAAATGTATAAACAGGGGATATATCTGGTGTATTACTATCAGTGGAAGAGATAAGAAAAGGGTGCTAGGAGCAGTAAAGCAACACCAAGATATAGTTTCCGAGTTTGGATATATCATTGTATTCACTGTGTCAGAAGATCAAAGTGGGGCAAATGTTCACGGTGTCTTTCAACTGCAGAAGGGTTTTTGGCTAGGTGGATGCTTTGATTCTGTTGACCTTACACATGAATATTTTGACAACTTGTGCTCCCCAGGAATCTTATTGCTTACAGAGGATGATTACGATAAGAACATGAACTTGGATCAGTCTACACTCCCACTTTTGATAAACCTTAACAAGTTGGTTGACCATAAACATAGCGATTCAAGGTTCATAATCTTTACTTCTAAAATGGCAACAGACATGGAGATAAGAATGGAGGATCATTTGTTGTCATGGAAATTGTTTTGTAGGATTGTGGGTGAAGGTTTGCTTTCTCCTAGTATCCAACAGATAGCAGCAAGTTTGGTGAAAGAATACCGTGGCAATCTACTCGCCATCATTCTAACGGCCAGGTCCTTGGAGAAAGTTACTGATGATGTCAACTTGTGGGAACTTGCTGTTAAAAGATTGACCATGCTACCTCCATCTCAAATAGAAGATATAGACAATGTCCTGATTAATGCATTAACATTCATTTGGGAACGTATGAACAATAAAACAAGACATTGCATTAAGTTTTTCACGTGGTATCCCAAGGGACAGAAAATTAACAGAGTCTCACTAATACAACATTGGATCCAAGATCGTCTGGTTGATACCCATGATGAAGGTACCAATATTATCCAAAATCTTGTTGATACATCCCTGCTTAATATTGTGGAGTTAAATGGGGTCCAACTGCGAAGAGAGATCTATGATGTATTAGTAAACCCACTAATTCTTCAAATGCATCCATTTTATCTTTTGCTAGGCAGGGCAAGATTGATTAAACCACCAGAAGAAGAGGAATGGGATGCCAAAGTGATCAATTTGATGGATAATAAATTATCTGACCTGCCAGAATCTCCAAGGTCACCCTCACTAATTGCATTGTACCTTCAGCGTAACTTGGATCTCATGACTATCCCATCTTGTTTCTTCAAGCACATGCCTTTGCTTCAAATCCTAGACTTATCACACACCAGCATCAAATCTTTGCCAGAGTCACTTTCTAGTTTGGTTAACCTTCGAGAACTCCTTTTGAAAGGCTGTGAACTCTTCATACGACTCCCTAGCCATGTTGGAGAACTGAAGAATCTTGAGAAGCTTGACCTTGATGAAACTCAGATTATTGATCTCCCAGCAGAGATTGGACAACtttccaaattaaaaattttgagggTCTCATTCTATGGATATATGAACTGTAGCAAAACAAGGTTGCGGCAAGATACAATAATTCCCCCTGGAACAATATCAGGTCTCTCTGAATTAACTGAATTAAGCATTGATGTTGATCCGGATGATGAACGCTGGAATGCAACGGTGAAAGATATTATTGAGGAAGCTTGCAACTTGAAAACTTTAAGACAGCTTAATTTGTACCTGCCAAACATCGAAATATTGTGGAAACGCAGAACCGGTAGCGCATCATTGCTCCATTACCCTTTGCCACGTTTTAGATTTACTGTCGGTTATCACAAGCGGCAGGTCATATCTCGAGTACCGGAAGAAGTAGAAGCTCACTTCAATAAAAGCAACAAATGCTTGAAGTTTGTCAAAGGCAATGATATCCCAGCTGAAATGAAAAAGGTTCTGAACCACAGCACAGCTTTTTTCCTGGAAGGTCATGCTACCGCTAGGAGTTTGTCTGATTTCGGAATTGAGAATACCAGGCTGCTAAAATGTTGCTTATTGACAGAATGTAATGGAGTCAAAACCATCATTGATTTGTCACAAGGTGGTGGACACTCACAAGTTTACACAAGAGGAAAAGGGAAGAGCGAGTCACTGA AGTTTCCTGAAGAACAAACTGATGCACTTGGAAATCTACAAGACTTGAATATATATTACATGAAGAATTTAGAGAGCATTTGGAAGGGGCCTGTTCATAAGCACTGCCTAGCTAGCCTGAAGTTCCTTGCACTTCATAAATGCCCCAGATTGAGTACCATTTTCTCACTAGATTTGGTTGCTAATCTTGACAATTTAGAAGAGCTCATTGTTGAACACTGCCCTCAACTGACCAGTCTTGTGAGCCCGACGGGTCATGTGTCCAGTAACTCAACACCACAACCAAATTGCTTTTTTCCTAGCTTGAAAAGAATATCACTGCTTTACGTGCCAAATCTTGTTAGCATTTCTAGTGGTTTGTGGATTGCTCCAGAACTGGAAAAAGTAGGCTTTTACAATTGCCCAAAGCTTAAGAGTCTTTCCGCGATGGAAATGTCAAGTGACCATTTGACGAGGATCAAAGGAGAAAGTCACTGGTGGGAAGCATTGGAGTGGAAAAACTCAGAGTGGGGGAACCCGCTGGATTATCTGCAGAGTATCTTTTCCCCACTTATTAAGGAGAGAGATGTGAAGGCGCAATTGGCAGAAGAAGGAATTATGCACCATGCTTCAACTTAA